A window of the Sphingobium sp. CAP-1 genome harbors these coding sequences:
- a CDS encoding TonB-dependent receptor, producing MNFKTVALLGSTSLASLLLTVPALAQDAADDAPSAKKRSAETIDSVPVSDIVVTGYRAALGSAQEMKRQSDAIVDAIVSEDIGKLPDNNAAEAISRVVGVQVLRYNDEAGVVLVRGLPDVNTTFNGREFFTADDRVLHLQDFPAGVAAGLEVYKSGTSDLIEPGLAGLINLRARRPFDVKDTEIAGEVRGSYNDQSRSFDPSANLLLTKRWDTPVGEIGALVNVSYVRMTYRNADRYADSAVISPLGFGTNDPSDDMTVTTPGVGNFRFPANAGNFYEKGVRHRPAVNGAIQWRPTPDLEIYAEGLWQAYRGKVLRDGFNVNFERRDINGVAPTLSNVVLVDGEPLKAASFTKTGGYVPEFFRSTQDDQTDTYQAALGFKWNSGRATLSGDFAYTYSKYEADEDSVDAQLASAPTINVEWDVKGSAIFDLGDFDKTNPANYRWRGYYQRHFVTKGDGVQGRLDLDLETDSDWLPRIQVGIRASDRTALMQNNNRYAYTAGLGLPLANLPTGELQLINDGFRGDPQRFQNWLMPTRGAIRDNVEALRQLAYASVQQLTVMFPNDGGIRDAVTKFATEEIPVDPLNGFTAREASYALYGQGKYAFDLGGITADGTFGVRVVNTDGRYSGFSRVNGTDGTAQIVPQVSRQNYLDVLPSIQTRIRLTPQFQVRLAFNQTRTRPSFGQLNPSLNITRNSPGPDGSPPQYAAFGSGGNPNLKPLTSDNYDATLEYYFSRNGSATLAVFYRDLQGFISNYTRDVMDPDYGRIQINRPENAGKGEIKGAEASFQTFFDFLPGFLSGFGVQANVTYLDGTNALPTILGEGARQVRITGLSKWPYNLTGFYEKGPVSARLSYNHRSSFINSYNRNSNEDQYAGEITRGISRLDFSASYEAIKGITIVGNVSNILGQPFNNYRYYNETQYFPRDLRVEGRYFSLGVRFKM from the coding sequence ATGAATTTCAAAACCGTTGCATTGCTCGGCTCCACGTCGCTGGCGTCGCTTCTCCTGACCGTGCCGGCCCTGGCACAGGATGCCGCAGATGATGCGCCCTCCGCGAAAAAGAGGAGTGCGGAGACGATCGATTCCGTGCCGGTTTCCGATATTGTGGTGACGGGCTATCGCGCCGCGCTCGGTTCTGCGCAGGAAATGAAGCGCCAGTCCGACGCCATCGTCGATGCGATCGTGTCGGAAGATATCGGCAAGCTTCCCGACAACAATGCCGCAGAGGCGATTTCGCGCGTGGTTGGCGTTCAGGTGCTGCGCTACAATGATGAAGCCGGCGTCGTGCTGGTACGCGGCCTGCCCGATGTGAACACGACCTTCAACGGCCGGGAATTTTTCACCGCCGACGACCGCGTGCTGCATTTGCAGGATTTCCCGGCGGGCGTGGCGGCCGGGCTTGAAGTCTATAAGTCCGGCACGTCCGACCTTATCGAACCGGGTCTGGCCGGCCTGATCAACCTGCGCGCGCGCCGGCCGTTCGACGTGAAGGATACGGAGATAGCAGGCGAAGTCCGCGGCTCCTATAATGACCAGTCCAGAAGCTTCGACCCGTCGGCCAACCTGTTGCTGACCAAACGCTGGGACACGCCGGTCGGCGAAATCGGCGCGCTGGTCAATGTCAGCTATGTCCGCATGACCTATCGCAATGCGGATCGCTATGCGGATTCCGCCGTCATCAGCCCGCTGGGCTTTGGCACGAACGATCCGTCCGACGACATGACGGTGACAACGCCGGGCGTCGGCAATTTCCGCTTTCCCGCCAATGCCGGCAATTTCTATGAAAAGGGCGTGCGGCATCGGCCCGCCGTCAACGGCGCCATCCAGTGGCGCCCGACGCCGGATCTGGAAATCTATGCGGAAGGCCTGTGGCAGGCCTATCGCGGCAAGGTGCTGCGCGACGGCTTCAACGTCAATTTCGAGCGCCGCGATATCAATGGCGTGGCGCCTACACTGAGCAATGTCGTGCTGGTCGACGGCGAACCGCTCAAGGCCGCCAGCTTTACCAAGACCGGCGGCTATGTGCCCGAATTCTTCCGCTCGACCCAGGATGACCAGACCGATACCTATCAGGCGGCGCTGGGTTTCAAATGGAATAGCGGGCGCGCGACCCTGTCGGGTGATTTCGCCTATACCTACAGCAAATATGAGGCCGACGAGGACAGCGTCGACGCGCAACTCGCCAGCGCGCCGACGATCAATGTCGAATGGGACGTGAAGGGTTCGGCCATTTTCGATCTGGGCGATTTCGACAAGACCAACCCGGCCAATTACCGCTGGCGCGGCTATTATCAACGGCACTTCGTCACCAAGGGCGACGGCGTGCAGGGCCGGCTCGATCTCGATCTTGAAACCGACAGCGACTGGCTGCCCAGGATTCAGGTCGGCATCCGTGCGAGCGATCGCACCGCGCTCATGCAGAATAACAATCGCTATGCCTATACGGCCGGCCTTGGCCTTCCATTGGCGAACCTGCCGACCGGCGAACTCCAGTTGATCAATGATGGCTTCCGGGGCGATCCGCAACGCTTCCAGAACTGGCTGATGCCCACGCGCGGCGCGATCCGCGACAATGTCGAGGCATTGCGGCAACTGGCCTATGCCTCGGTGCAGCAACTCACCGTCATGTTCCCCAATGACGGCGGCATACGCGATGCCGTGACCAAATTCGCGACCGAGGAAATTCCGGTCGATCCCCTCAATGGCTTTACCGCCAGGGAAGCCAGCTACGCCCTCTATGGCCAGGGCAAATATGCGTTCGACCTTGGCGGCATCACCGCGGACGGCACCTTCGGTGTGCGGGTGGTCAACACCGATGGCCGCTATTCCGGCTTCTCGCGGGTGAATGGCACCGACGGCACCGCCCAGATCGTCCCGCAGGTGTCGCGCCAGAATTATCTCGATGTCCTGCCCTCGATCCAGACGCGCATCCGGTTGACGCCTCAATTCCAGGTGCGCCTCGCCTTCAACCAGACACGGACGCGGCCAAGCTTCGGCCAGCTCAATCCCTCGCTCAATATCACCCGCAACAGCCCCGGACCCGACGGATCACCGCCCCAATATGCCGCGTTCGGCAGTGGCGGCAATCCGAACCTCAAGCCGCTGACATCGGACAATTATGACGCCACGCTCGAATATTATTTCTCCAGGAACGGGTCGGCGACACTGGCGGTCTTTTACCGCGATCTTCAGGGCTTCATCAGCAACTATACAAGGGACGTGATGGACCCGGATTATGGGCGCATCCAGATCAACCGGCCGGAAAATGCCGGCAAGGGCGAAATCAAGGGCGCCGAAGCCTCCTTCCAGACCTTTTTCGACTTCCTGCCCGGTTTCCTGTCCGGTTTCGGCGTTCAGGCCAATGTGACCTATCTCGACGGTACCAACGCGCTGCCGACGATCCTGGGCGAAGGCGCGCGGCAGGTGCGGATCACCGGCCTGTCAAAATGGCCCTATAACCTGACCGGCTTCTACGAAAAGGGGCCGGTGTCCGCCCGCCTGTCCTACAATCATCGCTCCAGCTTCATCAACAGCTACAACCGGAACTCGAACGAAGATCAATATGCCGGTGAGATTACGCGCGGCATTTCCCGCCTCGATTTCTCCGCTTCCTATGAAGCGATCAAGGGGATCACGATCGTCGGCAATGTCAGCAACATCCTGGGCCAACCGTTCAACAATTACCGCTACTATAATGAAACCCAATATTTCCCGCGCGATCTGCGGGTCGAAGGACGCTATTTCAGCCTCGGCGTCCGGTTCAAGATGTAG
- a CDS encoding glycoside hydrolase family 32 protein, with product MIGKIFLLATAALMVPVQAEAQRADPRPAYHFAPKRNWMNDPNGLVYFEGEYHLFYQYNPHGDRWGHMSWGHAVSRDLVSWQELPVAIPETADVMAFSGSAVIDWKNSSGFGRGGKPPMIAIYTGHNPKARLQSQYLAYSNDRGRSWTVHGEVLSVGSSEFRDPKIFWHEPTKSWVMIAVMALENRALFFTSPDLKQWTFASSFGPAGGKGRNWECPDLNLLPVEGGKPGEQRWVLSVNLGDQAVGGGSGGQYFVGDFDGRRFTPVDGWGGDPVWTDYGADFYAAVAWNDLPRDDPRRIWIGWANDWRYAEAIPTYPSRGIMTVPRTISLRNTAHGYRLTQRPVRELEALRGTAQVRQQFHLGDAPVALPVDGGAIDLKADLAWSAAEQASITLTDGEGYQTVIGVNPTVNEVFVDRSRSGPHFHDGFANRHVAPVDLSKGKVSLRLLVDESIVELFINDGEQTITDRFFRASGPLRWSASARGGTATMDVTAWPIRQEVPH from the coding sequence ATGATCGGAAAGATTTTCCTGCTGGCGACGGCGGCCCTGATGGTCCCGGTGCAGGCCGAAGCGCAACGGGCCGACCCCCGCCCGGCCTATCATTTCGCGCCCAAGCGGAACTGGATGAACGACCCCAACGGGCTGGTCTATTTTGAAGGGGAGTATCATCTCTTCTATCAATATAATCCCCATGGCGATCGCTGGGGTCATATGAGCTGGGGCCATGCGGTCAGCCGGGATCTGGTAAGCTGGCAGGAATTGCCGGTCGCGATCCCCGAAACCGCCGATGTCATGGCCTTCTCCGGCAGCGCGGTGATCGACTGGAAGAACAGCAGTGGCTTTGGCCGGGGCGGCAAGCCGCCGATGATCGCCATCTATACCGGCCACAATCCCAAGGCCCGGCTCCAGTCCCAATATCTGGCCTATAGCAATGATCGCGGGCGGAGCTGGACCGTGCATGGCGAGGTGCTGAGCGTTGGTTCATCCGAATTTCGCGATCCCAAGATATTCTGGCACGAACCGACCAAATCCTGGGTGATGATCGCGGTCATGGCTCTTGAAAACCGGGCTTTGTTCTTCACCTCGCCCGATCTTAAACAATGGACCTTCGCCAGCAGCTTTGGTCCCGCGGGCGGCAAGGGGCGGAACTGGGAGTGTCCCGACCTCAACCTGCTGCCGGTCGAAGGCGGGAAACCGGGCGAGCAGCGCTGGGTGCTGAGCGTCAATCTGGGGGATCAGGCCGTGGGCGGCGGTTCGGGCGGCCAATATTTCGTCGGCGATTTCGATGGCCGGCGCTTCACCCCGGTCGATGGCTGGGGCGGCGATCCGGTCTGGACCGATTATGGCGCCGACTTCTATGCCGCCGTCGCCTGGAACGACCTGCCCAGGGATGATCCGCGCCGCATCTGGATCGGCTGGGCCAATGACTGGCGCTATGCCGAAGCGATCCCGACCTATCCGTCGCGCGGGATCATGACCGTGCCGCGCACCATCTCGCTCAGAAATACCGCCCATGGCTATCGCCTGACGCAGCGGCCCGTGCGCGAGCTGGAGGCATTGCGGGGGACCGCGCAGGTCAGGCAGCAGTTTCACCTCGGCGATGCGCCTGTTGCGCTGCCAGTCGACGGCGGAGCCATCGACCTGAAGGCGGATCTGGCATGGAGCGCTGCCGAGCAGGCGTCGATCACCCTGACCGATGGAGAGGGCTATCAGACGGTGATCGGCGTCAATCCGACGGTGAACGAGGTGTTCGTCGATCGCTCCCGTTCGGGTCCGCATTTCCATGACGGATTTGCGAACCGGCATGTGGCGCCGGTGGACCTGAGCAAGGGCAAGGTGTCGCTTCGCCTGCTGGTCGATGAATCGATCGTCGAATTGTTCATCAACGATGGCGAGCAGACGATCACCGATCGCTTCTTCAGGGCGTCCGGCCCCCTGCGGTGGAGCGCGTCGGCGCGCGGCGGGACGGCGACAATGGACGTAACCGCCTGGCCGATCAGGCAGGAGGTGCCCCACTGA
- a CDS encoding sugar porter family MFS transporter encodes MGGASDARVTAAIILSAAGAALGGLLFGFDTAVISGTTSALQARFGLTDGMLGFTVASALIGTVLGSLVAGAPADRFGRRAVMLTVAICYVVSSLGTGLAGSWITLLAFRFLGGLAIGAASVVTPIYIAEVSPARFRGRLVALNQLNIVTGILIAFLSNYLIAGLAPADTAWRWMFGIVTLPSALFLVVSLLLPESPRWLAIHGRGPQALNVMNRLGFLDPAREIRHIQAAEARVDRTVTQGLFQAAYARPVACAIAIAMFNQLSGINALLYYAPRIFELAGAGTDSALLQSIAIGGTNLIFTILALFLIDRFGRKPLLYMGSILCAAALFLVGYQLESARPDGTLILVGLLGFIAAFAMSQGAVIWVFISEVFPSAVRGKGQALGSTTHWVMAAAITWAFPVFAASVGGWVFAFFGAMMLLQFFWTWKAMPETNGVALEDMDLGSVQA; translated from the coding sequence ATGGGCGGGGCAAGCGACGCCCGCGTCACCGCCGCGATCATCCTGAGTGCGGCCGGCGCGGCGCTCGGCGGCCTGTTGTTCGGCTTCGATACGGCCGTCATTTCCGGCACGACCTCCGCGTTGCAGGCCCGATTTGGCCTCACCGATGGCATGTTGGGCTTCACCGTCGCCTCGGCCCTTATCGGCACCGTGCTTGGCTCGCTGGTCGCCGGCGCGCCCGCTGACCGTTTCGGCCGCCGCGCGGTCATGCTGACGGTCGCGATCTGCTATGTCGTCTCATCACTGGGAACCGGCCTTGCCGGCAGTTGGATCACACTCCTGGCCTTCCGCTTCCTGGGGGGACTGGCGATCGGCGCGGCCTCCGTGGTGACGCCCATCTATATCGCGGAAGTGTCGCCGGCGCGCTTCCGGGGACGGCTCGTGGCGCTGAATCAGCTCAATATCGTCACCGGCATATTGATCGCATTCCTCTCCAACTATCTGATCGCCGGGCTGGCCCCCGCCGATACGGCATGGCGATGGATGTTCGGCATCGTTACCCTGCCATCGGCCCTGTTTCTTGTCGTCAGCCTGTTGCTGCCGGAAAGCCCGCGCTGGCTGGCGATCCATGGTCGGGGACCGCAGGCGCTGAACGTCATGAACAGGCTGGGCTTTCTCGATCCGGCGCGCGAAATTCGCCACATTCAGGCGGCCGAGGCACGGGTCGACCGGACCGTGACGCAGGGATTGTTCCAGGCCGCCTATGCCCGGCCGGTTGCCTGCGCCATCGCCATCGCCATGTTCAACCAGCTCTCCGGGATCAATGCGCTGCTCTATTATGCGCCCCGCATCTTCGAACTGGCCGGAGCAGGCACGGACAGCGCCTTGTTGCAATCCATCGCCATTGGCGGGACCAACCTGATCTTCACGATCCTCGCGCTGTTCCTGATCGATCGGTTCGGCCGCAAGCCGCTGCTCTACATGGGGTCCATCCTTTGCGCCGCCGCCCTGTTTCTCGTTGGCTACCAACTGGAAAGCGCCCGGCCTGACGGCACGCTGATCCTGGTCGGCCTACTGGGTTTCATCGCCGCCTTCGCCATGTCCCAGGGGGCCGTCATCTGGGTATTCATTTCCGAAGTGTTCCCCAGCGCGGTCCGGGGCAAGGGCCAGGCGCTGGGCAGCACGACCCACTGGGTCATGGCCGCCGCGATCACCTGGGCCTTTCCGGTGTTTGCAGCCAGCGTCGGCGGCTGGGTATTCGCCTTTTTCGGCGCGATGATGCTGCTTCAGTTTTTCTGGACGTGGAAGGCCATGCCGGAAACCAACGGCGTGGCGCTGGAGGACATGGATCTGGGGAGCGTACAGGCATGA
- a CDS encoding ROK family protein, giving the protein MQSENLLLGAIEAGGTKFLCGIADRDGHIIRQQRISTTVPADTLGAASAFFAQAGADLGPLSAFSIGSFGPLSLNPVAGDYGCITSTPKVGWQDVDLLGHFSPIVGAPMAIDTDVNCAAVGERLFGSGQGLDTFCYVTVGTGIGVGLLIDGAPHGGANHPEVGHIRLPRAAGDDLFPGICPFHGDCLEGLACGPAMRARWGVPAEQLPPDHPGWDIEADYLAGLCATLSYVVRPDRIIIGGGVMEAPDMYDRVRRALTIKLAGYDASMRSLQMDDYIAVPTAGASAGLTGALALAYRTATRQWPMHWSVGRPSFPAQSSLSGAALA; this is encoded by the coding sequence ATGCAGTCTGAAAACCTTCTTCTTGGCGCGATTGAAGCGGGCGGCACCAAATTCCTGTGCGGCATTGCCGACCGCGATGGGCATATTATTCGCCAGCAACGGATATCAACAACTGTTCCGGCCGATACGCTGGGCGCCGCGAGCGCCTTCTTTGCGCAGGCCGGGGCTGATCTTGGCCCCTTGTCGGCCTTCTCGATCGGCAGCTTTGGCCCCCTGTCGCTCAACCCCGTCGCCGGGGACTATGGCTGCATCACGTCCACGCCCAAGGTCGGCTGGCAGGATGTCGACCTGCTCGGCCATTTTTCACCGATCGTCGGTGCGCCGATGGCGATCGATACGGATGTGAACTGTGCAGCGGTCGGGGAAAGACTGTTCGGCAGCGGGCAGGGGCTGGATACATTCTGCTATGTGACCGTGGGCACGGGGATCGGCGTCGGCCTGCTGATCGATGGCGCGCCGCATGGCGGCGCCAATCACCCCGAAGTCGGGCATATCCGGCTGCCGCGCGCGGCGGGCGACGATCTGTTTCCCGGCATCTGTCCCTTCCACGGTGATTGCCTGGAAGGCCTTGCCTGCGGGCCGGCGATGCGTGCGCGCTGGGGCGTGCCGGCTGAACAACTGCCGCCCGATCATCCCGGCTGGGATATCGAAGCCGACTATCTGGCGGGTCTGTGCGCGACGCTGTCCTATGTCGTGCGGCCCGACCGCATCATCATCGGCGGCGGCGTCATGGAAGCGCCCGACATGTATGATCGTGTCCGGCGCGCATTGACCATCAAGCTGGCGGGCTATGACGCCAGTATGCGATCCCTTCAGATGGACGACTATATCGCCGTCCCCACGGCGGGTGCATCGGCGGGTCTCACCGGCGCCCTTGCCCTCGCCTATCGAACCGCGACGCGCCAGTGGCCGATGCACTGGTCCGTTGGACGGCCGTCCTTTCCGGCCCAATCTTCTTTGTCAGGAGCTGCACTTGCATAG
- a CDS encoding ROK family transcriptional regulator: MLPIIEAGFLVNKRGSNAVGVRRYNERLILATVRRLNGASKADLSRITGLSPQAAVRIVESLAEEGRLIKAGKRTGGMGQPSIIYRINGDSGCTIGVEIGRDRLTCTMLDFDGRIIAYDSASTAFPSPASAVEQIQSFAKHHMPLLRKQQREGFLGFGIAMPWFIGEWREEAGIAAHQAAAWAAPGLEEFFQSELGGTAIFENDGNAGALAELMSGAGAGLTNFLYIHIGNFIGGGLILNGEIKRGKNGNAGALASMPVPKGADFDFLLHSASLYQLPSGGETADAPWDAWVTRCADALAFTIIGANSLLDLDAVVIGGTLPQDKLTILQAHIHDTLQHAAPRDFFCPELRIGYNGSKAPAIGAGLLPLFSTYAPNLTSLLKGDTAPAQVEH, encoded by the coding sequence TTGCTGCCGATAATCGAAGCGGGGTTTCTGGTGAACAAGCGTGGCAGCAATGCAGTCGGCGTGCGGCGATATAATGAACGCCTGATCCTGGCGACGGTGCGGCGGCTCAATGGGGCATCCAAGGCCGATCTTTCCAGGATAACCGGCCTGTCTCCGCAAGCGGCCGTCCGCATAGTCGAGAGCCTGGCGGAGGAAGGGCGGCTGATCAAGGCGGGGAAGCGCACGGGCGGCATGGGCCAGCCTTCCATCATCTACCGGATCAATGGGGACAGCGGCTGCACGATCGGCGTTGAAATCGGGCGTGATCGGCTGACATGCACGATGCTCGATTTTGATGGGCGGATCATCGCCTATGACAGCGCAAGCACCGCCTTTCCCAGCCCCGCCAGCGCCGTGGAGCAGATCCAGTCCTTTGCAAAGCATCACATGCCGCTGTTGCGCAAACAGCAGCGCGAGGGTTTTCTGGGATTTGGCATTGCGATGCCCTGGTTCATCGGCGAGTGGCGCGAGGAAGCGGGCATAGCCGCCCATCAGGCGGCGGCCTGGGCCGCGCCCGGACTGGAAGAGTTTTTCCAGTCCGAACTTGGCGGCACGGCCATTTTCGAAAATGACGGTAATGCCGGCGCCCTGGCCGAACTGATGTCCGGTGCCGGCGCAGGGCTGACGAATTTCCTCTATATCCATATCGGCAATTTCATTGGCGGCGGTCTGATCCTCAATGGGGAAATAAAGCGCGGAAAAAATGGCAATGCGGGCGCTCTCGCCTCGATGCCCGTGCCCAAGGGCGCGGATTTCGATTTCCTGCTTCATTCCGCCTCCCTCTATCAATTGCCATCCGGGGGCGAGACAGCCGATGCGCCATGGGACGCGTGGGTGACGCGTTGCGCGGACGCGCTGGCCTTCACGATAATCGGGGCCAACAGCCTTCTGGATCTGGATGCGGTGGTGATTGGCGGAACCCTCCCGCAAGACAAGCTGACTATTTTGCAGGCGCATATTCACGACACATTGCAGCATGCTGCCCCCAGGGATTTTTTCTGCCCGGAACTGCGGATCGGGTATAATGGCAGCAAGGCGCCGGCGATCGGCGCCGGTTTGTTGCCACTATTTTCCACTTACGCCCCCAATCTTACCTCCTTGCTCAAAGGCGACACGGCCCCGGCGCAGGTCGAACATTGA
- a CDS encoding carbohydrate porin — translation MRLRKMAAACLASVAALVVPAASAQDRVAADGDRSSLPSRADSEAASSWQPLAGQGVTLSLSYTGEAAANVSGGLRHDAAHAGQLYVGADLDLDHMLGIGGGALHVAVTNRHGKNLAAMAIGNNTSVQEIYGTQNTHLAILTWQQTLLNGRLDIEAGRSQANIHFLNSPLYCHFQTNSACGNPTFVFKNSNFTYFPASSWMAHAKLHLTPQVMLHAGVYEVNPDRKRASDHGFNFSTKNATGVIVPWELSYGTDFSTDRLPRHYIVGGWFDRGDYADPLRDDQGGIAILTGRPAATRHGRSGLYFRFDQMLVRPDPASERGLSLFGVAMTNLSGRVEESRYLGVGLVQTGTFAGRDADTIGFAINDQRFSDLAMQRMNAARVAAGGRADIRRHQYMMELAYGFQLNPAVRLSPNVQYILHPDQTGAPDRTRNIRDAFVLGFKFTVDAMKLLGR, via the coding sequence ATGCGTTTGAGGAAAATGGCCGCCGCCTGCCTGGCGAGCGTCGCAGCCCTTGTCGTGCCTGCCGCGTCGGCGCAGGACCGGGTCGCCGCCGACGGGGATCGATCCTCCCTCCCGTCGCGGGCGGACAGCGAAGCCGCGTCATCCTGGCAGCCGCTGGCCGGGCAGGGCGTGACTCTGTCCCTCAGCTATACCGGCGAGGCGGCGGCCAATGTGTCGGGCGGCCTGCGCCATGACGCCGCCCATGCCGGCCAGCTCTATGTGGGTGCCGACCTTGATCTCGATCATATGCTCGGCATTGGCGGCGGCGCGCTGCATGTTGCCGTAACCAACCGTCATGGCAAGAATCTCGCCGCCATGGCCATCGGCAACAATACGTCGGTGCAGGAAATTTACGGCACGCAAAATACCCATCTGGCCATATTGACCTGGCAACAGACATTGCTGAATGGCCGGCTGGATATCGAGGCCGGACGCAGCCAGGCCAATATCCATTTCCTCAATTCCCCGCTCTATTGCCATTTCCAGACCAACTCGGCCTGCGGCAATCCCACTTTCGTCTTTAAGAACAGCAATTTCACCTATTTTCCGGCGTCGAGCTGGATGGCCCATGCCAAACTGCACCTCACCCCACAGGTGATGCTGCACGCGGGCGTCTATGAAGTGAATCCCGACCGCAAGCGCGCGAGCGACCATGGTTTCAATTTCAGCACGAAAAATGCGACCGGCGTCATCGTGCCGTGGGAACTGAGCTATGGCACCGATTTTTCCACCGATCGCCTGCCCCGCCACTATATCGTCGGTGGCTGGTTCGACCGCGGCGATTATGCCGATCCGCTACGCGACGATCAGGGCGGCATCGCGATCCTGACGGGGCGACCGGCGGCGACCCGGCACGGGCGATCGGGCCTGTATTTCCGGTTCGATCAGATGCTTGTCCGTCCGGACCCGGCCTCCGAACGCGGGTTGAGCCTGTTCGGCGTCGCCATGACCAACCTGTCAGGGCGGGTCGAGGAAAGCCGCTATCTGGGCGTCGGCCTTGTGCAGACCGGCACTTTCGCCGGGCGCGACGCGGATACGATCGGCTTTGCGATCAACGACCAGCGGTTCAGCGATCTGGCGATGCAGCGGATGAATGCCGCGCGGGTGGCCGCGGGCGGTCGCGCCGATATTCGCCGCCACCAATATATGATGGAACTGGCCTATGGGTTCCAGCTCAATCCCGCGGTCCGCCTGTCGCCCAATGTGCAATATATCCTTCACCCGGACCAGACGGGGGCACCGGATCGCACCAGGAATATCCGGGACGCCTTCGTGCTGGGATTCAAGTTCACCGTGGATGCCATGAAGCTGTTGGGACGGTGA
- a CDS encoding PTS fructose transporter subunit IIC: protein MSRIFAVVEAGESGVAGVLAGEALRKAARAAGRIIEIELRTAQGVVNPLPQDSDGDLLLIAPEGSDPAPEIRPHRRLTLEAVLADPAAALVGDAQGHALPAAPRIVAITSCPTGIAHTFMAAEGLTEGARQLGYAIRVETQGSVGAGNPLTAEEIAAADIVLIAADREVDRGRFAGKRVFAGNTKPAITGGAKLIERALAEATMQGSAGSGAQTAEGPAAGASGAKRAGPYKHLMTGVSFMLPFVVAGGLLIALAFALGGIHANDPAAAGTLAHALFEIGAKGGFMLMVPALAGYIAYSVADRPGIAPGMIGGLLAANLGAGFLGGIVAGFIAGYGVDWLNRLIRLPKNLQGLKPVLILPLLGTLLTGLLMIYAVGAPVAAVLAFLTEWLRSMQGSSALALGLILGAMSAFDMGGPVNKAGYAFSVGLIASQVYTPMAATMAAGMTPPLAVALATRLFRNRFSLEEREAGAAAAVLGLAFITEGAIPFAARDPLRVIPALMAGSAVTGAISMMSGVELKVPHGGLFVLPIPGAVTHVGIYALAILIGTVVSALLVGLLKRPGTKASA from the coding sequence ATGAGCAGGATTTTCGCGGTGGTGGAAGCCGGCGAATCCGGTGTTGCCGGCGTCCTTGCCGGCGAAGCGCTGCGCAAGGCCGCGCGGGCCGCGGGGCGCATCATCGAAATCGAGCTGCGCACCGCGCAGGGCGTCGTCAATCCGTTGCCGCAGGACAGCGATGGCGACCTGCTCCTCATCGCCCCGGAAGGAAGCGACCCTGCGCCGGAAATCCGCCCGCACCGCCGTTTGACGCTGGAAGCGGTCCTTGCCGATCCCGCCGCCGCGCTGGTCGGCGACGCGCAAGGCCACGCGCTGCCGGCAGCACCCCGCATCGTCGCCATCACCTCCTGCCCGACCGGCATCGCCCATACGTTCATGGCGGCCGAGGGACTGACCGAAGGCGCGCGGCAGCTTGGCTACGCCATCCGTGTCGAAACGCAGGGATCGGTCGGTGCGGGCAATCCCCTGACGGCCGAGGAAATCGCCGCCGCCGACATCGTGCTGATCGCCGCCGACCGAGAGGTCGATCGCGGTCGCTTCGCGGGCAAGCGGGTGTTCGCCGGCAATACCAAACCCGCCATCACCGGCGGCGCGAAGCTGATCGAGCGGGCGCTGGCCGAAGCGACCATGCAGGGTAGCGCGGGAAGCGGGGCGCAGACGGCGGAAGGTCCGGCCGCAGGCGCATCGGGGGCAAAGCGGGCTGGTCCCTACAAGCATCTGATGACCGGCGTGTCCTTCATGCTGCCCTTCGTGGTGGCCGGCGGTCTGCTGATCGCCCTGGCCTTTGCGCTGGGCGGCATTCACGCAAATGATCCCGCCGCCGCCGGCACGCTGGCGCACGCGCTGTTCGAAATCGGCGCAAAGGGCGGCTTCATGCTGATGGTGCCGGCACTGGCGGGCTATATCGCCTATTCCGTTGCCGATCGCCCCGGCATCGCGCCGGGCATGATCGGCGGCCTGCTGGCCGCCAATCTGGGCGCCGGCTTTCTGGGCGGCATCGTGGCCGGCTTCATCGCCGGCTATGGCGTCGACTGGCTCAATCGCCTGATCCGGCTGCCCAAAAATTTGCAGGGACTGAAGCCGGTGCTGATCCTGCCGCTGCTGGGAACGCTGCTGACCGGGCTGCTGATGATCTATGCCGTGGGTGCGCCGGTGGCCGCCGTGCTGGCATTCCTGACCGAATGGTTGCGCAGTATGCAGGGGTCGAGCGCACTGGCGCTGGGACTGATCCTGGGCGCCATGTCGGCATTCGACATGGGCGGACCGGTCAACAAGGCGGGTTATGCCTTCTCGGTCGGCCTGATCGCCAGTCAGGTCTACACGCCAATGGCCGCGACCATGGCCGCCGGCATGACGCCGCCGCTGGCGGTCGCGCTCGCCACCCGCCTGTTCCGCAACCGCTTCTCGCTTGAAGAACGGGAAGCCGGTGCCGCCGCGGCAGTGCTGGGGCTGGCCTTCATCACCGAAGGCGCAATCCCGTTCGCGGCGCGCGATCCGCTGCGCGTCATTCCCGCGCTCATGGCCGGATCGGCCGTGACGGGGGCGATCTCCATGATGTCGGGCGTCGAACTCAAGGTGCCGCATGGCGGCCTGTTCGTCCTGCCGATCCCCGGCGCCGTCACGCATGTCGGCATCTATGCGCTGGCGATCCTGATCGGGACGGTGGTCAGCGCGCTGCTGGTGGGATTGTTGAAGCGGCCCGGAACGAAGGCATCGGCCTGA